One part of the Rhodococcus oxybenzonivorans genome encodes these proteins:
- a CDS encoding Clp protease N-terminal domain-containing protein, which yields MMLTRGWRDMRSMKRLFAETEAEADRLGDREPGAEHLLLASFSLPDGTSRRVFERLGSDRDALREAITRVHRDALAAAGIGDTTSVDTALRRPRSGPLHLSAPAREAFREATAVAKAGRRPFTGADIVRAVAGVEHGTAARALEILGLERSDVIDAARAEARA from the coding sequence ATGATGCTGACCCGCGGATGGCGCGACATGCGGTCGATGAAACGGCTGTTCGCCGAGACCGAAGCCGAAGCCGACCGGCTCGGTGACCGGGAGCCCGGTGCGGAACATCTCTTATTGGCGTCGTTTTCGTTGCCGGACGGCACTTCTCGGCGAGTGTTCGAGCGTCTGGGGTCCGACCGGGACGCTCTGCGCGAGGCCATTACCCGGGTGCACCGTGACGCACTCGCTGCAGCAGGCATCGGTGACACCACCTCCGTCGACACGGCACTGCGCCGGCCCCGTTCCGGCCCCCTGCACCTGTCGGCACCAGCACGCGAGGCCTTCCGCGAGGCGACAGCGGTGGCAAAGGCGGGACGTCGACCGTTCACCGGGGCGGACATCGTCCGCGCGGTAGCGGGAGTCGAACACGGCACGGCGGCCCGCGCCCTGGAAATTCTGGGTCTCGAGCGGTCCGACGTCATCGATGCCGCCCGGGCCGAGGCTCGGGCCTGA
- a CDS encoding helix-turn-helix transcriptional regulator — translation MRDVIDGSLPDIAVRFSKFLADIWPHTALVIFTRECTGRPRKVSGDPSIVERVTITELDALRTQLAVDEVFDDHAVIAGSKRKVWALLDATGTLLLVVPKTRQRIRDVDLVGAAFGVVAVSIRLQVAQASPAYLAESRAASSERARTIVELTDLHAATLESILATLRSKDLDDHRSRITASETASTALVALRSAGESDRLLTEEAVTTAFARLQGELRPLLQHRPLVVDYVDPPADGRALPGEVAHAARAVVRSAVLAFAAQATLERIRIAWDCDGSNLLVEVRDDGAGGLDTDALVRQLSGRVHTLGGRIAVESVDGWGSRVAVAIPLDPPAVRPDEQQLGDLNPRELEVLGHLATGKRNKAIADSLGISESTVKFHVAGVLKKLGVGSRGEAGAIALEAGIRADSLR, via the coding sequence ATGCGCGACGTCATCGACGGCTCGCTCCCCGACATCGCCGTCCGGTTCTCGAAATTTCTCGCCGACATCTGGCCGCACACCGCACTCGTGATCTTCACCCGTGAATGCACGGGACGTCCTCGGAAGGTCAGCGGAGATCCGTCGATCGTCGAGCGGGTCACCATCACCGAACTCGATGCACTGCGCACCCAGCTGGCCGTGGACGAGGTCTTCGACGATCACGCCGTGATCGCCGGCTCGAAGCGGAAGGTCTGGGCACTGCTGGACGCCACCGGCACCTTGCTGCTCGTCGTACCGAAAACCCGTCAGCGCATCCGCGACGTCGACCTCGTCGGGGCCGCGTTCGGTGTCGTGGCCGTGTCCATTCGACTGCAGGTAGCGCAGGCCAGTCCGGCCTATCTGGCGGAGTCGCGGGCGGCGTCGAGCGAGAGGGCCAGGACCATCGTCGAATTGACGGATCTACATGCCGCCACCCTCGAGTCGATCCTCGCGACTCTCCGGTCCAAGGATCTCGACGATCATCGGTCGCGTATCACGGCGAGCGAGACCGCGTCCACGGCCCTGGTGGCGCTGCGCTCGGCCGGTGAGTCCGACCGCCTCCTCACGGAGGAAGCCGTCACCACCGCATTCGCCCGACTACAGGGTGAACTCCGGCCCCTTCTGCAGCACCGGCCACTGGTCGTCGACTACGTCGATCCGCCCGCGGACGGACGGGCCCTTCCCGGTGAAGTCGCGCATGCCGCACGCGCGGTGGTGCGCAGCGCTGTTCTCGCCTTCGCCGCACAGGCGACGCTCGAACGGATTCGCATCGCCTGGGACTGCGACGGATCCAATCTTCTGGTCGAAGTCCGCGACGACGGCGCCGGCGGCCTGGACACCGACGCACTCGTTCGGCAACTGTCGGGCCGCGTCCACACCCTCGGTGGGCGGATTGCCGTCGAGTCCGTCGACGGGTGGGGCTCCCGCGTCGCCGTCGCCATTCCGCTCGATCCTCCGGCGGTGAGGCCCGACGAACAACAGCTCGGCGACCTCAACCCCCGCGAACTCGAGGTGCTGGGCCATCTCGCCACGGGCAAGCGAAACAAGGCGATCGCCGACAGCCTCGGCATCAGCGAGAGCACCGTCAAGTTCCATGTTGCCGGGGTGTTGAAGAAGCTCGGGGTGGGGTCGCGCGGAGAAGCAGGGGCTATTGCGCTCGAGGCAGGGATCCGCGCCGACAGCCTCAGGTGA
- the fdhD gene encoding formate dehydrogenase accessory sulfurtransferase FdhD, translating to MGRVTLRTPVTRITDTRQSTRPDTVVVEEPLEIRVNGTPLAVTMRTPGSDVELAQGFLLTEGIIADRADIASIRYCNSVDEHGVNTYNVLDVDLAPGIFLPDTGIERNFYTTSSCGVCGKASLDAIRQRTEHSPATDPVRVPSATIAELPDRLRAAQKVFDSTGGLHAAGLFTATGDLLTVKEDVGRHNAVDKLIGWATEQGRIPLRGSILLVSGRASFELAQKAVMAGIPVLAAVSAPSSLAIDLAHDTGLTLIGFLRGTTMNIYTHPDRIT from the coding sequence ATGGGGCGGGTGACGCTCCGGACCCCGGTCACCCGGATCACCGACACCCGGCAGTCGACCCGCCCGGACACGGTGGTGGTCGAGGAGCCGCTCGAGATCCGGGTGAACGGGACCCCGCTGGCGGTGACGATGCGGACCCCGGGTTCGGATGTGGAACTGGCGCAGGGGTTCCTGCTGACCGAGGGGATCATCGCCGACCGGGCGGATATTGCGTCGATCCGGTACTGCAACAGTGTCGACGAGCACGGGGTGAATACCTACAACGTTCTCGACGTCGACCTCGCCCCCGGGATCTTCCTGCCCGACACCGGCATCGAACGGAACTTCTACACCACCTCCTCCTGTGGGGTGTGTGGAAAGGCGTCCCTCGACGCGATCCGGCAACGCACGGAGCATTCCCCGGCCACCGACCCGGTGCGGGTGCCGTCCGCGACGATCGCGGAGCTGCCGGACCGGCTGCGGGCGGCGCAGAAGGTGTTCGACAGCACCGGCGGCCTGCACGCGGCCGGGTTGTTCACCGCTACCGGGGACCTGCTGACGGTCAAGGAGGACGTCGGCCGGCACAACGCGGTCGACAAGCTGATCGGCTGGGCCACCGAACAGGGCCGCATCCCGCTGCGGGGGAGCATCCTGCTGGTGTCGGGTCGGGCGTCGTTCGAACTCGCCCAGAAAGCGGTGATGGCCGGGATCCCCGTCCTTGCCGCCGTGTCCGCCCCCTCCTCGTTGGCGATCGACCTCGCCCACGACACCGGACTGACCCTCATCGGATTTCTCCGCGGCACCACGATGAACATCTACACCCACCCCGACCGCATCACCTGA
- a CDS encoding FdhF/YdeP family oxidoreductase, with product MTDTTDRYTFDEDDVVVTHEKSYAAGVPAVLVSLRRGLEQMGPVRTARTLFKLNQRDGFDCPGCAWPETPGHRKHAEFCENGAKAVAEEATTRTVTPPFFAEHSVAELLGKTEFWLGQQGRLTHPMVLLPGATHYEPIGWDAAFAMIAGELRALGSPDEAVFYTSGRTSNEAAFVYQLMIRAFGTNNLPDCSNMCHESSGSALVETIGIGKGSVTVPDIENADLILIAGQNPGTNHPRMLSTLEKAKGNGAKVIAINPLPEAGLLRFKDPQKVHGVVGNGVQIADEFLQIRIGGDQALFQGLGRLLLEEEDRNPGTVIDRDFIDRHTAGFDDYAAAIRQVDLDTVVQATGLTLAQIQQTAQALIASKKTIICWAMGLTQQTHGVATIQDAVNLLLLQGMIGKPGAGVCPVRGHSNVQGDRTMGIWEKMPEPFLTALDTEFGIRSPRRHGWDAVDSIRAMRDGKASVFVGMGGNFVSATPDTDTTEAALRNCALTVQVSTKLNRSHLVTGRTGLILPSLGRTDKDVQSGRKQQVSVEDSMSVVHLSRGSLPPASDQLRSEVAIVCGIAQALFGPDHPVPWQEFAADYDRIRDSIARVIPGFEDFNRKVRAPDGFALPHPPRDERRFDTSTGKANFTVNALSWLPVPAGKLILQTMRSHDQYNTTIYGLDDRYRGVKGGRRVLFINTDDLAALGFTDGDRVDLVSEWTTPDGTVQERRAGDFRLVPYPTPVGNVAAYYPETNPLIPLDHVAAVSNTPVSKAVLIRLERRS from the coding sequence ATGACCGACACCACCGACAGGTACACCTTCGACGAGGATGATGTCGTCGTCACGCACGAAAAGTCCTATGCGGCGGGTGTTCCTGCGGTGTTGGTGTCGTTGCGGCGCGGGTTGGAGCAGATGGGTCCGGTGCGCACGGCCCGCACGTTGTTCAAGTTGAATCAGCGGGACGGGTTCGATTGCCCGGGGTGTGCGTGGCCGGAAACTCCGGGGCACCGCAAGCACGCGGAGTTCTGTGAGAACGGGGCGAAGGCGGTCGCGGAGGAGGCCACCACCCGCACCGTGACACCGCCCTTCTTCGCCGAGCATTCGGTGGCGGAGTTGCTCGGCAAGACCGAGTTCTGGTTGGGGCAGCAGGGCCGGTTGACGCATCCGATGGTGCTGCTGCCCGGGGCAACGCATTACGAGCCGATCGGCTGGGACGCCGCGTTCGCGATGATCGCCGGGGAACTACGCGCGCTGGGATCGCCGGACGAGGCGGTGTTCTACACGTCCGGGCGCACCAGTAATGAGGCGGCGTTCGTGTACCAGTTGATGATTCGGGCATTCGGCACGAACAACCTGCCGGACTGCTCGAACATGTGCCACGAATCGTCCGGGTCGGCTCTGGTGGAGACGATCGGGATCGGGAAGGGCTCGGTGACCGTCCCGGATATCGAGAACGCCGACCTGATCCTGATCGCAGGCCAGAACCCGGGCACCAACCACCCCCGCATGCTCTCCACCCTGGAAAAAGCCAAGGGTAACGGGGCGAAAGTGATCGCGATCAACCCGCTCCCGGAGGCGGGGCTGCTGCGGTTCAAGGACCCCCAGAAGGTGCACGGGGTGGTCGGGAACGGGGTGCAGATCGCCGACGAGTTCCTGCAGATCCGGATCGGCGGCGACCAGGCCCTGTTCCAAGGGTTGGGCCGGCTCCTGCTCGAGGAAGAGGACCGCAACCCGGGCACGGTGATCGACCGCGACTTCATCGACCGGCACACCGCAGGATTCGACGACTACGCCGCCGCCATCCGGCAGGTCGACCTGGACACCGTGGTCCAAGCCACCGGACTGACCCTCGCGCAGATCCAGCAGACGGCGCAGGCGCTGATCGCCTCGAAGAAGACGATCATCTGCTGGGCGATGGGGTTGACCCAGCAGACGCACGGGGTCGCGACCATTCAGGATGCGGTGAACCTGCTGCTGTTGCAGGGGATGATCGGCAAACCCGGGGCCGGGGTGTGCCCGGTCCGAGGGCACTCCAACGTCCAGGGGGACCGGACGATGGGGATCTGGGAGAAGATGCCCGAACCCTTCCTGACCGCGTTGGACACCGAGTTCGGGATCCGGTCCCCCCGCCGACATGGGTGGGATGCGGTCGACTCGATTCGGGCGATGCGGGACGGGAAGGCGTCGGTGTTCGTCGGGATGGGCGGCAACTTCGTCTCCGCCACCCCGGACACCGACACCACCGAGGCCGCCCTGCGGAACTGTGCGTTGACGGTGCAGGTGTCGACGAAACTGAACCGCTCCCACCTGGTGACCGGGCGAACCGGACTGATCCTGCCCTCGTTGGGCCGCACCGACAAGGATGTGCAGTCCGGGCGCAAGCAGCAGGTGTCGGTGGAGGACTCGATGTCGGTGGTGCATCTGTCCCGCGGCAGCCTCCCCCCGGCCAGTGACCAGTTGCGCAGTGAGGTCGCGATCGTGTGCGGGATCGCCCAGGCCTTGTTCGGGCCCGATCACCCGGTGCCCTGGCAGGAGTTCGCCGCCGACTACGACCGGATCCGCGATTCGATTGCCCGGGTGATTCCCGGGTTCGAGGACTTCAACCGGAAGGTGCGTGCGCCAGACGGGTTCGCCCTGCCGCATCCACCCCGGGATGAGCGCCGGTTCGACACCAGCACGGGGAAGGCGAACTTCACCGTCAACGCACTGTCCTGGCTGCCGGTGCCGGCGGGGAAGCTGATCCTGCAGACGATGCGCTCGCACGATCAGTACAACACCACCATCTACGGGCTCGACGACCGTTACCGCGGCGTCAAGGGCGGCCGGCGGGTGCTGTTCATCAACACCGACGACCTTGCCGCACTGGGCTTCACCGACGGGGATCGGGTGGATCTGGTGTCGGAGTGGACCACCCCTGACGGGACCGTGCAGGAACGGCGGGCCGGCGATTTCCGGCTGGTGCCGTATCCGACGCCGGTGGGGAATGTGGCCGCCTATTATCCGGAGACGAATCCGCTGATTCCGCTCGATCACGTGGCGGCGGTGTCGAATACCCCGGTGTCGAAGGCCGTGCTGATCCGGCTCGAGAGGCGGTCCTGA
- a CDS encoding MBL fold metallo-hydrolase has product MSGKLRIERVVTEGTFALDGGEWNVDNNIWLIGDDTDVVIVDAAHQAQPIIDAVGGRHVNAVICTHGHNDHVTVAPELAERLHAPVLLHPGDDILWKMTHPDAKYWRLEDEQRIAIAGTDIQVIHTPGHSPGSSCLYLPEVGALFSGDTLFSGGPGATGRSYSDFPTIIGSIRDRLFALPEETTVHTGHGDGTTIGTEAPHLAEWIARGN; this is encoded by the coding sequence GTGAGTGGGAAGCTGCGGATCGAGCGGGTCGTCACCGAGGGCACTTTCGCTCTCGACGGCGGAGAGTGGAACGTCGACAACAACATCTGGCTGATCGGTGACGACACCGACGTGGTGATCGTCGACGCCGCCCATCAGGCGCAGCCCATCATCGACGCGGTCGGTGGTCGGCACGTCAACGCCGTGATCTGCACGCACGGTCACAACGACCACGTCACCGTCGCACCGGAGCTCGCGGAGCGCTTGCACGCTCCGGTGCTGTTGCACCCGGGTGACGACATCCTCTGGAAGATGACGCACCCCGACGCGAAGTACTGGCGGCTCGAGGACGAACAGCGTATCGCTATCGCGGGCACCGACATTCAGGTGATCCATACGCCGGGCCACTCGCCGGGTTCATCGTGCCTGTACCTGCCCGAGGTGGGTGCTCTGTTCTCCGGCGACACCCTGTTCTCCGGTGGCCCCGGGGCGACGGGACGGTCGTACTCCGATTTCCCGACGATCATCGGATCGATCCGCGATCGGCTGTTCGCCCTCCCCGAGGAGACGACTGTGCACACCGGGCACGGAGACGGAACGACGATCGGCACCGAGGCCCCGCACCTCGCCGAGTGGATTGCACGAGGAAACTGA
- a CDS encoding S-(hydroxymethyl)mycothiol dehydrogenase gives MPQQVRGVIARSKGAPVEIATITIPDPGPGEVVVDIAACGVCHTDLTYREGGINDEFPFLLGHEAAGIVESVGEGVDSVEVGDFVVLNWRAVCGQCRACKRGRPQYCFDTFNATQKMTLEDGTELTPALGIGAFADKTLVHAGQCTKVDPSADPAVVGLLGCGVMAGLGAAVNTGNVSRGDSVAVIGCGGVGDAAIMGARLAGASKIIAIDRDDKKLEWAKDLGATHTINGSNVDAVEAVQELTGGFGADVVIDAVGRPETWKQAFYARDLAGTVVLVGVPTPDMKLEMPLIDFFSRGGSLKSSWYGDCLPERDFPVLVDLYQQGRLPLEKFVSERIKIDEVEQAFHTMHAGEVLRSVVVL, from the coding sequence ATGCCGCAGCAGGTACGAGGTGTTATCGCCCGCTCGAAGGGTGCCCCCGTTGAGATCGCGACCATCACCATTCCCGACCCCGGACCCGGAGAAGTGGTCGTCGACATCGCGGCGTGCGGGGTCTGCCACACCGACCTCACCTACCGTGAGGGTGGGATCAACGACGAGTTCCCGTTCCTGTTGGGTCACGAGGCCGCAGGCATCGTGGAAAGCGTCGGCGAGGGTGTCGATTCGGTCGAGGTCGGCGACTTCGTGGTCCTGAACTGGCGTGCCGTGTGCGGTCAGTGTCGCGCGTGTAAGCGTGGCCGTCCGCAGTACTGCTTCGACACGTTCAACGCGACGCAGAAGATGACTCTCGAGGACGGCACCGAACTCACGCCCGCGCTGGGTATCGGTGCGTTCGCCGACAAGACTCTGGTGCACGCCGGTCAGTGCACCAAGGTGGACCCCTCGGCTGACCCTGCTGTCGTCGGACTGCTCGGCTGCGGTGTGATGGCCGGTCTGGGTGCCGCGGTGAACACCGGCAACGTCAGCCGCGGCGATTCGGTCGCCGTCATCGGCTGCGGCGGCGTCGGTGATGCGGCGATCATGGGGGCCCGGCTTGCCGGTGCGTCGAAGATCATCGCGATCGATCGGGACGACAAGAAACTCGAGTGGGCGAAGGATCTCGGTGCCACCCACACGATCAACGGCTCGAACGTGGATGCGGTGGAGGCCGTGCAGGAGCTCACCGGCGGTTTCGGTGCCGACGTGGTGATCGACGCGGTCGGCCGACCCGAGACCTGGAAGCAGGCCTTCTACGCCCGCGACCTCGCAGGCACCGTCGTTCTGGTCGGTGTGCCGACCCCGGATATGAAGCTCGAGATGCCGCTGATCGACTTCTTCTCCCGCGGTGGTTCGTTGAAGTCGTCGTGGTACGGCGACTGCCTGCCTGAGCGTGACTTCCCGGTGCTCGTCGATCTGTACCAGCAGGGCCGGCTTCCCCTCGAGAAGTTCGTCAGCGAGCGCATCAAGATCGACGAGGTCGAACAGGCCTTCCACACCATGCATGCCGGTGAGGTGCTCCGTTCGGTGGTGGTCCTGTGA
- a CDS encoding serine hydrolase domain-containing protein, whose protein sequence is MTKIGGVCDSRFSALQEALKDNLASGEDLGASIVVTLDGAPVVDIWGGWSDATHTTEWGRDTITNVWSCTKTVTALAALVLVDRGLLDVYAPVARYWPEFAANGKGDVEVRHLLSHTSGVSGWDKPFTVEDMFDLAESTKQLAAQAPWWKPGTMSGYHALNYGHLIGEVIRRIDGRTLGRFVAEEIAGPLGADFHIGLKPPEFGRVSNVVPPPPLPIDLASLDPESVIVKTFTGPGPDASAAWTPEWRQAENGAAGGHGNARSLARIQSVVACGGEIDGVRLLSPDTIALIFEEQSNGVDLALGQPIRFGIGYGLPTPVSVPFVPEGRICFWGGWGGSQVVIDTERRMTVTYVMNRMGPGLLGSDRSAQYVSAAFAAVG, encoded by the coding sequence GTGACCAAAATCGGTGGTGTGTGCGACAGCCGCTTCTCGGCGTTGCAGGAAGCGTTGAAAGACAACCTCGCTTCCGGTGAGGATCTCGGCGCATCCATCGTCGTCACCCTCGACGGTGCCCCGGTGGTCGACATCTGGGGCGGATGGTCCGACGCCACGCACACCACGGAGTGGGGTCGGGACACGATCACCAACGTGTGGTCGTGCACCAAGACCGTGACCGCGCTGGCCGCGCTCGTGCTCGTCGACCGAGGGTTGCTCGACGTGTACGCGCCTGTCGCCCGGTACTGGCCGGAATTTGCTGCGAACGGCAAGGGCGACGTCGAGGTCCGGCACCTGCTCTCGCACACCTCCGGCGTCTCCGGCTGGGACAAGCCGTTCACGGTCGAGGATATGTTCGATCTCGCGGAGTCGACCAAACAGCTTGCAGCCCAGGCTCCGTGGTGGAAGCCGGGCACCATGTCCGGGTATCACGCACTCAACTACGGTCATCTGATCGGTGAGGTGATCCGCCGGATCGACGGACGCACCCTCGGGCGGTTCGTCGCCGAGGAGATCGCCGGACCGCTCGGTGCCGACTTCCACATCGGGTTGAAACCTCCGGAGTTCGGACGCGTGTCCAATGTCGTTCCACCGCCGCCGCTGCCGATTGATTTAGCTTCACTCGACCCCGAGAGTGTCATCGTCAAGACGTTCACCGGGCCGGGCCCCGACGCCTCTGCGGCATGGACCCCGGAGTGGCGACAGGCCGAGAACGGTGCGGCGGGCGGGCACGGTAACGCGCGATCCCTTGCCCGCATCCAATCTGTGGTGGCGTGCGGTGGCGAGATCGACGGTGTCCGTCTGCTCTCGCCCGACACCATCGCGCTTATCTTCGAAGAGCAGTCGAACGGCGTGGATCTTGCTCTCGGACAGCCAATCCGGTTCGGAATCGGCTACGGCCTGCCGACGCCGGTGTCAGTTCCCTTCGTGCCCGAGGGGCGCATCTGCTTCTGGGGTGGCTGGGGTGGATCCCAGGTCGTCATCGACACCGAGCGGCGAATGACGGTGACCTACGTGATGAACAGGATGGGTCCAGGGCTTCTCGGCTCCGACCGGAGTGCCCAATACGTGTCTGCCGCTTTCGCGGCGGTGGGCTGA
- a CDS encoding magnesium transporter CorA family protein, translated as MTTGTQESVRTRLWRQGRLAATDFPFAEVSDYLEEDGALVWLDLCDPDHAQLCELAEELTLDQHAVEDVLAHAERTKATRYAHHTFLTVYATRLTVDAPPDSLGSRLRTSRVSVFVLPRGIVTVRRADAGSAGFDMEEVLRRWDDNSDLLQHGTAALLHGLLDVIVDGQFDAIQSLDDTIEDLEEGLFDDRAQTRVIQRHTYRARKELVELRRVVLPMREVVTAVMRHREENGNSVALDGWYADLYDHVIRATEWTESLRDMVTTVFETNLSLQDARLNTVMKKLTGWAAIIAVPTAVTGWYGQNVPYPGFGHNGGVVSSAVVIVGAAALLYVVFKRRGWL; from the coding sequence GTGACCACAGGTACGCAGGAATCTGTCAGGACTCGTCTGTGGCGGCAGGGCCGGCTCGCCGCCACGGACTTTCCTTTCGCCGAGGTCTCCGATTACCTCGAGGAGGACGGTGCCCTCGTCTGGTTGGACCTCTGCGACCCCGACCACGCGCAACTGTGCGAGCTCGCCGAGGAGCTCACACTCGACCAGCACGCGGTCGAAGATGTTCTCGCGCATGCCGAGCGTACGAAGGCGACACGGTACGCGCACCACACCTTCCTCACTGTGTATGCCACCCGGCTGACGGTGGACGCGCCGCCGGACAGTCTGGGGTCGCGTCTGCGTACGAGCAGGGTGTCGGTGTTCGTCCTTCCCCGCGGGATCGTCACGGTGCGGCGTGCGGACGCCGGCTCGGCGGGATTCGACATGGAGGAGGTGCTGCGGCGCTGGGACGACAACTCCGACCTGCTGCAGCACGGAACGGCCGCCCTGCTCCACGGTCTACTCGACGTCATCGTCGACGGACAGTTCGACGCCATCCAGTCGCTCGACGACACCATCGAGGACCTCGAAGAGGGACTGTTCGACGACCGCGCACAGACCCGCGTCATCCAGCGGCACACGTACCGGGCGAGGAAGGAGCTCGTGGAACTACGGCGCGTGGTGCTGCCGATGCGCGAGGTCGTCACCGCGGTAATGCGGCACCGTGAGGAGAACGGCAACAGCGTTGCCTTGGACGGCTGGTATGCCGACCTCTACGACCACGTCATCCGTGCCACCGAATGGACGGAATCGTTGCGGGACATGGTGACTACCGTGTTCGAAACCAATCTGTCCCTACAGGACGCTCGGCTGAACACGGTGATGAAGAAGCTCACCGGGTGGGCGGCGATCATCGCCGTACCGACTGCGGTCACCGGCTGGTACGGGCAGAACGTTCCCTACCCTGGGTTCGGTCACAACGGCGGAGTCGTGTCGAGCGCGGTCGTGATCGTGGGTGCTGCCGCCCTGCTCTATGTGGTGTTCAAACGCCGCGGCTGGTTGTGA
- the msrA gene encoding peptide-methionine (S)-S-oxide reductase MsrA, with translation MSNVTETAVLAGGCFWGVQELVRKQPGVISTRVGYTGGDVPNATYRNHGSHAEAIEIVFDPAKTSYRDLLEFFFQIHDPSTKNRQGNDIGASYRSAIFYTSDEQRRVAEDTIADVDASGLWPGKVVTEVTTAGDFWEAEPEHQDYLQRLPDGYTCHFVRPGWKLPRRDAEVG, from the coding sequence ATGTCGAACGTCACCGAGACCGCCGTCCTGGCCGGAGGCTGCTTCTGGGGTGTGCAGGAACTCGTGCGTAAGCAGCCGGGCGTGATCTCCACACGGGTGGGATACACCGGTGGGGACGTGCCGAACGCGACGTACCGAAACCACGGCTCGCACGCGGAAGCGATCGAGATCGTGTTCGATCCGGCGAAGACGTCGTACCGCGACCTTCTCGAGTTCTTCTTCCAGATCCACGACCCGTCGACGAAGAACCGGCAGGGTAACGACATCGGAGCCAGCTACCGCTCGGCCATCTTCTATACGAGCGACGAGCAGCGACGCGTCGCCGAGGACACGATCGCCGACGTGGATGCCTCCGGACTCTGGCCCGGCAAGGTTGTCACCGAGGTGACCACGGCAGGCGACTTCTGGGAGGCGGAGCCCGAACACCAGGACTACCTGCAGCGGTTGCCGGACGGATACACCTGCCACTTCGTGCGGCCGGGGTGGAAGCTTCCGCGTCGCGACGCCGAGGTCGGCTGA